In one window of Chryseobacterium viscerum DNA:
- a CDS encoding HD domain-containing protein — MQNKLKIINDPVHGFIKIPHEILFDIIEHPYFQRLRRIGQTGLLNLIFPGATHTRFHHALGAMHLMFTALETLKQKGVKISEEEEKGAMLAILMHDIGHGPFSHALESMLMDDWHHENLSLLLMNKLNEEFDGQLSMAIEMFQGKYHRKFFNQLISSQLDVDRLDYLKRDSFFTGVSEGNINTQRIISMMNVCEEGELVIDAKGIYSIENFLTARMFMYWQVYYHKTSALAEFLLVKILERAKYLISQGTELPAAENLKYFLYREKSAATDEDIERFTSLDDNDVIQAMKEWQNTDDFVLSYWCKCVIQRNLPKTIISSHQFGKEIIDEKIKNTNEFFKINNGKELVHEIKRKLLPYHAEKQPIYLLHKNGKRTRLHESEDQLLSGLIVNKTTRYILMFPRDISGLDS, encoded by the coding sequence ATGCAGAATAAGCTAAAAATCATCAACGATCCTGTTCATGGATTCATCAAAATTCCCCACGAAATTTTATTTGATATCATTGAGCATCCTTACTTTCAGAGATTAAGAAGAATCGGGCAGACCGGACTTCTGAACCTGATATTTCCAGGAGCTACTCATACAAGATTTCATCATGCTTTGGGAGCAATGCATCTGATGTTTACTGCATTGGAAACATTAAAGCAGAAAGGAGTAAAAATTTCTGAAGAAGAGGAAAAAGGAGCGATGCTGGCTATTCTGATGCATGATATTGGTCATGGTCCGTTTTCTCATGCGCTTGAAAGTATGCTGATGGATGACTGGCATCATGAAAACCTTTCTTTACTTCTTATGAATAAGCTAAATGAGGAGTTTGATGGGCAGTTATCTATGGCTATTGAAATGTTTCAGGGGAAATATCATAGAAAATTTTTCAACCAATTGATCTCTTCCCAGCTGGATGTTGACCGTCTGGATTATCTGAAAAGAGACAGCTTTTTTACCGGTGTATCGGAAGGAAATATTAATACCCAGAGAATTATTTCCATGATGAATGTCTGTGAAGAAGGTGAACTGGTAATTGATGCAAAAGGAATTTATTCTATTGAAAATTTTCTGACAGCCAGAATGTTCATGTACTGGCAGGTGTATTACCATAAAACTTCAGCATTGGCAGAATTTCTTTTGGTTAAGATCCTTGAAAGAGCAAAATATCTGATTTCCCAGGGAACAGAGCTTCCTGCAGCCGAGAATCTGAAATATTTTTTATACCGCGAAAAGAGTGCAGCAACGGATGAAGATATAGAGAGATTTACAAGCCTTGATGATAATGATGTGATCCAGGCGATGAAAGAGTGGCAGAATACGGATGATTTTGTGTTGTCATATTGGTGTAAATGTGTAATTCAGAGAAATTTACCTAAAACAATTATTTCATCGCATCAATTTGGAAAGGAAATAATTGATGAAAAAATAAAAAACACCAATGAATTTTTCAAAATCAACAATGGAAAAGAATTGGTTCATGAAATAAAAAGAAAACTTTTACCCTATCATGCGGAGAAGCAGCCAATCTATTTATTGCATAAAAATGGTAAAAGAACGAGGCTTCATGAGTCAGAAGATCAGCTTTTATCGGGGTTAATTGTAAATAAGACAACCCGCTATATCCTTATGTTTCCAAGAGATATCTCCGGGCTAGACTCTTAA
- the lpxD gene encoding UDP-3-O-(3-hydroxymyristoyl)glucosamine N-acyltransferase translates to MEFTASQIASFIDGKIIGDENALITGVSPIENGESGHLSFIAQDRFSHFLDTSRCSVIIISEKLLEKNNYNPTLIVVKDAYLSFQILMNLYQEMQGRKEGIENGSSIHDTAVIGDKAYIGAFTYVSEKAKIGEGSQIYPHVYIGKGVKIGKNCKIDSGARIYDYCIIGDNCVIHSNTVIGGDGFGFQPTAEGFKKIPQLGNVIIEDDVEIGSNCSIDRATIGSTIIGKGTKIDNLIQIAHNVKIGQNNVIAAQAGIAGSTTIGDWNQIGGQVGVVGHIKIGNQVKIQAQSGVNSSVNDRETLYGSPAISYNDYLRSYVHFRNLPGIVNRINNLENNSKDNTNE, encoded by the coding sequence ATGGAATTTACAGCTTCGCAAATTGCAAGTTTTATTGACGGAAAAATAATAGGTGACGAGAATGCACTTATTACAGGGGTTTCACCAATTGAAAATGGGGAATCAGGACATCTTTCTTTTATAGCACAAGATAGATTTTCTCATTTCTTGGATACCTCACGATGCTCTGTTATCATCATTTCGGAAAAACTTCTGGAGAAAAATAATTATAACCCTACCTTAATCGTTGTAAAAGATGCCTATCTTTCTTTTCAGATTCTGATGAATTTATATCAGGAAATGCAGGGAAGAAAAGAAGGTATAGAAAATGGTTCTTCCATTCATGATACGGCTGTCATAGGAGATAAAGCCTATATCGGAGCATTTACTTATGTTTCTGAGAAAGCTAAAATTGGGGAAGGGTCACAGATCTATCCGCATGTATATATAGGAAAAGGAGTGAAAATTGGTAAAAACTGTAAGATAGACAGTGGAGCCAGAATTTACGACTATTGTATTATTGGGGATAACTGTGTGATTCATTCCAATACGGTAATTGGAGGTGACGGTTTTGGTTTCCAGCCAACAGCCGAAGGTTTCAAAAAGATACCGCAGCTTGGAAATGTAATTATTGAAGACGATGTTGAGATCGGCTCAAACTGTAGTATTGACAGAGCAACAATAGGCTCTACCATTATAGGAAAGGGAACCAAAATTGATAACCTGATTCAGATTGCCCATAATGTGAAAATAGGTCAGAACAACGTAATTGCAGCACAAGCGGGAATTGCAGGTTCTACTACAATTGGAGACTGGAATCAGATTGGAGGCCAGGTAGGCGTCGTAGGACATATCAAAATAGGAAATCAGGTGAAAATTCAGGCTCAGAGTGGTGTGAATTCCAGCGTTAATGATAGAGAAACATTGTATGGCTCACCAGCCATCAGCTATAATGACTATTTGAGGAGTTATGTTCATTTCAGGAATCTGCCTGGAATCGTAAATAGAATAAATAATCTTGAGAATAACTCAAAAGATAATACTAATGAGTGA
- a CDS encoding bifunctional UDP-3-O-[3-hydroxymyristoyl] N-acetylglucosamine deacetylase/3-hydroxyacyl-ACP dehydratase, producing MSDMQKTLQQEVTLSGIGLHTGKEVKLTIKPAKENTGFVFVRTDLEGHPQVEADVNYVVATERGTTLEKLGVKITTCEHLLAALVGCDIDNAVLEMDASEPPILDGSSKYFVEAIESVGVAEQGVAREYLVVKEVLTYSDPATGSEITIIPSDTYEVTTMVDFGTKVLGTQNATLKNISEFKDEISSARTFSFLHELEMLLDHGLIKGGDISNAIVYVDKDLTPETTEKLKKAFGKDNVSIRPNGILDNLNLNYPNEAARHKLLDVIGDLALAGVKIKGKVIANKPGHFVNTQFAKKLNRQWKLQKKKNVPDFDLTKEPVFDINGIMKLMPHRPPFLLIDKVLELSDSHVVGLKNVTMNEPFFVGHFPKEPVMPGVLQVEALAQTGGILVLASVPDPENYSTYFIKIDKVKFKRKVIPGDTLIFKIELIEPIRRGIVHMQGYGYVGDTVAVEAELMAQVAKNKVD from the coding sequence ATGAGTGATATGCAAAAAACACTTCAGCAAGAGGTAACTCTTTCTGGAATTGGCCTTCATACGGGTAAAGAAGTAAAACTTACCATTAAACCTGCTAAAGAAAATACAGGTTTTGTATTTGTAAGAACAGACTTGGAGGGACATCCTCAGGTAGAAGCAGATGTAAATTATGTTGTAGCAACAGAAAGAGGAACTACATTAGAAAAATTAGGGGTAAAAATTACCACTTGCGAACACCTTTTGGCAGCTCTTGTGGGTTGTGATATTGATAACGCGGTCTTAGAAATGGATGCCTCTGAGCCACCTATTCTGGATGGATCTTCAAAATATTTTGTTGAAGCTATTGAAAGCGTTGGTGTTGCAGAACAGGGGGTAGCGAGAGAATATCTGGTTGTAAAAGAAGTTCTTACTTACAGTGATCCGGCAACAGGTTCGGAAATCACAATTATTCCTTCAGATACTTACGAAGTAACAACAATGGTAGATTTTGGGACTAAAGTATTAGGTACTCAGAATGCCACTCTTAAAAATATTTCAGAATTTAAAGACGAAATCTCATCAGCAAGAACATTTAGCTTCCTGCATGAATTGGAAATGCTTTTAGATCACGGTTTGATCAAAGGTGGAGATATTTCCAATGCCATTGTATATGTAGATAAAGATCTTACTCCTGAAACTACAGAAAAATTAAAGAAAGCTTTTGGTAAAGATAATGTATCCATCAGACCAAACGGTATTCTTGATAATCTTAATTTAAACTATCCTAACGAAGCCGCAAGACACAAATTACTGGATGTAATCGGTGACCTGGCTTTGGCAGGTGTAAAAATAAAAGGTAAAGTTATTGCCAACAAACCGGGACACTTTGTGAATACTCAGTTTGCGAAAAAACTAAACCGCCAGTGGAAATTGCAGAAAAAGAAAAACGTTCCGGATTTTGACCTGACAAAAGAACCAGTATTCGATATCAACGGAATAATGAAGCTTATGCCTCACAGACCCCCGTTCTTATTGATTGATAAAGTTCTTGAGCTTTCAGACTCTCATGTAGTAGGTTTGAAAAACGTGACGATGAACGAACCATTCTTCGTTGGACACTTCCCTAAAGAACCTGTAATGCCTGGAGTACTTCAGGTAGAAGCATTAGCACAGACAGGAGGTATCCTGGTACTGGCTAGCGTTCCGGATCCTGAGAACTATTCTACTTATTTCATCAAAATTGATAAGGTGAAATTCAAGAGAAAAGTAATTCCTGGAGATACGCTAATATTCAAAATTGAATTGATAGAGCCTATCAGAAGAGGAATTGTTCATATGCAGGGGTATGGATACGTAGGAGATACAGTAGCAGTAGAAGCAGAGCTTATGGCTCAAGTTGCAAAAAATAAAGTTGATTAA
- the lpxA gene encoding acyl-ACP--UDP-N-acetylglucosamine O-acyltransferase produces MIHQLAAVDKRAKISKNVIVEPFTTIAGDVEIGEGTWIGPNVTIMDGARIGKNCRIFPGTVISAIPQDLKFDGEDTQVIIGDDTTIRECVTVNRGTKALGYTKIGANCLIMATSHIAHDCVIGDHVIIVNGCGIAGHVEIGDYTVMGGLSAVHQFGKIGKHVMISGGTLVRKDIPPYVKVAREPMSYAGINSVGLRRRGFTNEKIFEIQKIYRAIFQMKMNVSQAISHIEKEMLPTAERDEILQFIQNSPRGIVKGYGTGKERE; encoded by the coding sequence ATGATTCATCAATTAGCAGCCGTAGATAAACGCGCGAAAATCAGCAAAAATGTAATCGTAGAACCATTTACTACTATTGCAGGGGACGTAGAAATTGGAGAAGGAACCTGGATTGGTCCTAACGTTACCATTATGGATGGTGCAAGAATAGGAAAAAACTGTAGGATTTTTCCTGGGACTGTAATCTCTGCAATTCCCCAGGATCTGAAATTTGATGGTGAAGATACTCAGGTAATTATCGGTGATGATACAACAATCAGAGAATGTGTTACAGTAAACAGAGGTACAAAAGCTCTAGGATATACTAAAATAGGAGCGAACTGCCTTATTATGGCTACTTCACATATTGCCCATGATTGCGTTATCGGAGATCACGTTATCATTGTAAACGGTTGTGGTATTGCAGGACATGTGGAGATTGGAGATTATACGGTAATGGGAGGCTTATCTGCTGTTCACCAATTTGGTAAAATCGGAAAACATGTCATGATTTCCGGAGGTACTTTGGTAAGAAAAGATATTCCACCTTACGTAAAGGTTGCAAGAGAGCCTATGTCTTATGCAGGTATCAATTCTGTTGGATTAAGAAGAAGAGGATTTACCAATGAGAAAATCTTTGAAATCCAGAAAATCTACAGAGCAATATTCCAGATGAAAATGAACGTTTCTCAGGCTATTTCCCATATTGAAAAAGAAATGCTTCCAACGGCTGAAAGAGATGAAATCTTACAGTTTATTCAAAACTCACCTAGAGGTATCGTAAAAGGATATGGTACCGGAAAGGAAAGAGAGTAA
- the efp gene encoding elongation factor P — MATSNDIRKGLCIEYSNDIFKVIEFLHVKPGKGPAFVRTKLKSVTNGKVIDNTFSAGHKIDEVKVITRKFQYLYDDENGFHFMNNDDFSQLYINKEMIENAQFMKAGEEVTIILKEADETPLSAELPQSVYLDVIEADPGVKGNTATNALKNAIVETGARVMVPLFIEPGDRIKVSTEDGSYLERVK; from the coding sequence ATGGCAACAAGTAACGATATCAGAAAAGGTCTTTGCATCGAATATAGCAATGATATTTTTAAAGTAATCGAGTTCCTTCACGTAAAACCAGGAAAAGGACCTGCTTTCGTAAGAACAAAATTAAAATCAGTGACTAACGGTAAAGTAATTGATAATACTTTCTCTGCAGGACACAAAATTGATGAAGTAAAAGTAATCACTAGAAAGTTCCAGTATCTGTATGATGATGAGAACGGATTCCACTTCATGAACAATGATGACTTCTCTCAATTATACATCAATAAAGAAATGATTGAAAACGCTCAGTTCATGAAAGCTGGTGAAGAAGTAACAATCATTCTGAAAGAAGCTGATGAGACTCCGCTTTCTGCTGAACTTCCACAGTCAGTATATCTGGATGTTATCGAAGCTGATCCGGGTGTAAAAGGAAACACGGCAACTAACGCTCTTAAAAACGCAATCGTTGAAACAGGAGCAAGAGTAATGGTTCCTTTGTTCATTGAACCGGGAGACAGAATTAAAGTAAGCACTGAAGACGGCAGCTACTTAGAAAGAGTGAAATAA
- a CDS encoding LpxD N-terminal domain-containing protein — MRFHSPQKLKTIADLIGSAFVGPEDFEVLGTNEIHMVKPGDIVFVNHPKYYDKALNSAATIILIDKEVECPEGKALLVSDDPFRDFNKINTHFTRIYNFTEELHDVEIGEGTRIHSSAVIGNNVKIGKNTLIFPNVVIGDRTEIGDNVIIQSNTVLGGDAFYYRKLNGNFDRLISVGNVVIENNVEIGNGCTIDRGVTDSTIIGEGSVLDNQIQVGHDTVIGKKCLIASQVGIAGCCIIGDEVTLWGQVGIASGNKIEAGSVILGKTGVNRDLEKGIYIGMFAEDFKTYLKKEVKLRNLK; from the coding sequence ATGAGATTCCATTCTCCGCAAAAGCTTAAAACGATTGCAGATTTAATAGGCTCAGCATTTGTTGGTCCGGAAGACTTTGAAGTATTGGGAACTAATGAAATTCATATGGTAAAGCCAGGTGATATCGTTTTTGTGAACCACCCTAAATATTATGACAAAGCATTAAACTCTGCAGCGACTATTATTTTAATTGATAAAGAAGTAGAGTGCCCGGAAGGCAAAGCGCTTTTAGTTTCTGATGATCCTTTCAGAGACTTTAATAAAATCAATACTCATTTTACCAGAATATATAATTTCACAGAAGAACTTCACGATGTTGAAATAGGAGAGGGTACAAGGATTCACTCTTCAGCAGTAATCGGAAACAATGTGAAAATCGGAAAAAATACCCTTATCTTCCCTAATGTAGTGATCGGTGATCGTACGGAAATCGGAGATAATGTTATTATTCAATCCAACACCGTTTTAGGAGGTGACGCATTTTATTACAGAAAATTAAATGGAAACTTTGACCGCCTGATTTCTGTAGGAAATGTTGTTATTGAAAACAATGTGGAGATCGGAAATGGCTGCACCATAGACAGAGGTGTTACAGATTCTACCATCATTGGAGAAGGTTCTGTTTTGGATAACCAGATTCAGGTGGGACATGATACCGTTATCGGGAAAAAATGTCTTATTGCTTCTCAGGTAGGAATTGCAGGATGCTGCATCATTGGAGATGAGGTGACATTATGGGGACAGGTAGGAATCGCTTCCGGTAATAAAATTGAGGCAGGATCTGTAATTTTGGGAAAAACAGGAGTAAACAGAGATCTGGAAAAAGGTATCTATATCGGGATGTTTGCCGAAGATTTCAAAACTTATCTCAAAAAAGAAGTAAAGCTGAGAAATCTCAAATAA
- the sucD gene encoding succinate--CoA ligase subunit alpha, with the protein MSILVNKDSKVIVQGFTGNEGTFHAGQMIEYGTNVVGGVTPGKGGSEHLGKPVFNTVADAVEKAGANVSIIFVPPAFAADAIMEAAEAGIKVIVCITEGIPVADMVKVKSYIADRDCRLIGPNCPGIITSEEAKIGIMPGFVFKKGKVGIVSKSGTLTYEAADQVVRAGYGISTAIGIGGDPIIGTTTREALELFINDPETEAVVMIGEIGGGLEAEAARWYKASGSNKPVVGFIAGQTAPKGRTMGHAGAIVGGAEDTAQAKMEIMRENGINVVDSPADIGATVAKILG; encoded by the coding sequence ATGTCAATTTTAGTAAACAAAGATTCTAAAGTAATTGTACAAGGATTTACAGGGAACGAAGGAACTTTCCACGCTGGTCAGATGATTGAATACGGAACAAATGTAGTAGGTGGTGTTACTCCAGGAAAAGGAGGTAGCGAGCACTTAGGAAAACCGGTATTTAATACAGTGGCTGATGCTGTTGAAAAAGCAGGAGCAAACGTAAGTATCATTTTCGTACCACCGGCATTTGCAGCAGACGCTATCATGGAAGCTGCTGAAGCAGGTATCAAAGTGATTGTATGTATTACGGAAGGTATTCCTGTAGCTGATATGGTAAAAGTAAAATCTTATATTGCTGACAGAGACTGCAGATTAATCGGACCAAACTGCCCTGGAATCATTACTTCTGAAGAAGCTAAAATTGGTATTATGCCAGGTTTCGTTTTCAAAAAAGGTAAAGTAGGTATCGTTTCAAAATCAGGTACCCTTACTTACGAAGCTGCTGACCAGGTAGTAAGAGCAGGTTACGGTATTTCTACCGCTATCGGTATTGGTGGTGACCCAATCATTGGAACAACTACAAGAGAAGCATTAGAATTATTTATCAATGACCCTGAAACTGAAGCTGTTGTAATGATCGGTGAAATTGGTGGAGGTCTTGAAGCTGAAGCTGCAAGATGGTACAAAGCAAGTGGTTCTAATAAACCAGTTGTAGGGTTCATCGCTGGGCAAACAGCTCCAAAAGGAAGAACAATGGGACACGCAGGTGCTATCGTAGGTGGTGCTGAAGATACAGCTCAGGCAAAAATGGAAATCATGAGAGAAAACGGTATCAACGTTGTAGACTCTCCTGCTGATATTGGTGCTACTGTAGCAAAAATTCTAGGATAA
- a CDS encoding porin family protein, with protein sequence MKKLLLASALTLSALSFAQVQWNNTRFGLTAGLNYSRVANAHNPSGPRFTFQGGALALIPVGKANQFFIQPEVLYYGAGETGKDKDAKGKDGYDAVYANNYLSVPLYFKGYFSEAESEFFGLIGPRFNFLVSQDVKNAPISRPYYDPDVTDPTQPGVDGKAKSFNWGLGLGVGYSYKRQLEVALKYDLGLSDTYPGLAKEKGGSDKKKSEQVIALTLSYIFK encoded by the coding sequence ATGAAAAAACTTTTATTAGCCTCAGCTTTGACGCTTTCTGCATTATCTTTTGCACAGGTGCAATGGAATAATACAAGATTTGGTCTTACAGCAGGTTTAAACTACTCAAGAGTAGCAAATGCCCACAATCCCTCTGGCCCAAGATTTACCTTCCAAGGTGGAGCTTTGGCTTTGATCCCCGTAGGGAAGGCAAACCAATTCTTTATACAACCCGAAGTTTTGTACTATGGTGCAGGAGAAACCGGGAAAGATAAAGACGCTAAAGGAAAAGATGGTTATGATGCAGTATATGCAAACAACTATCTGAGTGTACCACTTTATTTCAAAGGATACTTTTCAGAAGCTGAATCGGAATTCTTTGGATTGATTGGACCTAGATTTAACTTTTTAGTAAGTCAGGACGTAAAGAATGCTCCTATAAGCAGACCTTATTATGATCCGGACGTTACTGATCCTACACAACCAGGAGTAGACGGAAAAGCAAAAAGCTTTAACTGGGGACTTGGACTAGGCGTAGGATATAGCTATAAGAGACAACTTGAAGTAGCTTTAAAATATGATTTAGGACTTTCTGATACTTACCCTGGTCTTGCAAAAGAAAAAGGCGGTAGTGATAAGAAAAAATCAGAACAGGTAATTGCACTTACCTTAAGCTATATATTCAAATAG
- a CDS encoding ABC transporter permease has product MNNIFLITKREFLTQVKKKSFIILTLLAPIMIIAFGAVVGLMFKANESHSIIEVVDKSGLFMNQLKSNDKLNYVFVSAADEKSKINNLKGNESLDGILILPELKNQNFDALEKEARLVINSKIGFDTKQQIVSDISNVVKKEKIKQLGIQETQLIDLDKSFTLKTINVTDNNKEDSDLAFGVKSGLSMILMYVTFMFIIIYGVRVMRSVLEEKNNRVVEIIISSVKPFELMMGKILGVTMVALTQFLIWITMSVIGALVLNTGFSPLQKNIPGGNDEIASKLDVGQLATQISHSLLELNFPLIIFVFIVFFLLGYIFYSSIYAAIGSAVDNETETQQFTLFAILPLTLGMYGSFTLMNNPDGPLGFWLSIIPFTSPVAMIARIPFGVPAWQIALSIALLLATTIFMIFLAGKIYRVGILMYGNKATLKELWKWIKG; this is encoded by the coding sequence ATGAATAATATTTTTTTAATTACCAAGAGAGAATTTCTTACACAGGTTAAGAAAAAATCCTTTATCATATTAACACTGCTGGCGCCCATAATGATTATTGCTTTTGGGGCTGTGGTTGGATTAATGTTTAAGGCGAATGAGTCACACAGTATTATAGAAGTGGTTGATAAAAGCGGATTGTTTATGAATCAGCTGAAATCTAATGATAAATTAAATTACGTTTTTGTTTCGGCTGCAGATGAAAAATCCAAGATCAACAATTTAAAAGGAAATGAATCCCTGGATGGTATTTTGATTCTTCCGGAATTGAAAAATCAGAATTTCGATGCGCTTGAAAAAGAGGCAAGGCTGGTGATCAACAGCAAAATAGGATTCGATACAAAGCAGCAAATTGTTTCTGACATCAGCAATGTTGTTAAAAAAGAAAAAATTAAACAACTGGGCATTCAGGAGACTCAGTTAATTGATCTTGATAAAAGCTTTACATTAAAGACCATTAATGTTACGGATAATAATAAAGAGGATTCTGATCTTGCTTTTGGGGTTAAATCAGGGCTGAGTATGATCCTGATGTATGTCACCTTTATGTTTATCATTATATATGGTGTAAGGGTAATGCGAAGTGTACTTGAGGAAAAGAACAACCGTGTTGTGGAGATCATTATTTCTTCTGTAAAACCTTTTGAACTGATGATGGGTAAGATTCTGGGGGTAACTATGGTTGCACTGACACAGTTTCTGATCTGGATCACGATGTCTGTCATCGGAGCATTAGTTCTGAATACAGGCTTCTCACCTCTTCAGAAAAATATTCCGGGTGGAAATGATGAGATTGCAAGTAAACTGGATGTGGGACAGCTCGCTACCCAGATCTCTCACAGTTTGCTGGAATTGAATTTTCCACTGATCATTTTTGTATTCATCGTTTTCTTCCTTTTAGGATATATTTTTTACAGTTCTATTTATGCAGCAATTGGTTCTGCAGTAGATAACGAAACAGAAACCCAACAATTTACTTTATTTGCCATTTTGCCATTGACATTGGGGATGTATGGAAGTTTTACCCTGATGAACAATCCGGACGGGCCATTAGGCTTCTGGCTGTCCATCATTCCGTTTACTTCACCGGTTGCGATGATTGCAAGAATCCCATTTGGAGTTCCTGCCTGGCAGATTGCACTGTCTATTGCATTATTGCTGGCGACAACTATTTTTATGATCTTCCTGGCCGGAAAAATCTATCGTGTAGGTATCTTGATGTACGGTAATAAAGCTACTTTAAAAGAGCTTTGGAAGTGGATTAAAGGATAA
- a CDS encoding ABC transporter ATP-binding protein, producing MLKAEHIKKTYNAGKKVALDDFSIHVPKGSIYGLLGPNGAGKTSFIRIINQITQADSGDIFINGQKLNPDHIKDIGYMPEERGLYKNMSVGDQILYFGELKGMSKSDALNEAKKWFEKLNIDQWWKKKLSELSKGMAQKIQFVVTVLHRPHLLILDEPFSGFDPVNANLIKDQIIDLKNNGTTIILSTHRMESVEEMCDYVALINNSKKIIDGRVFDVREKFKKNIFGVTLSDVSSDQFDYFKNKYDIFNLSNENNLVSFDLKNEESQNNVLLDLVQVGKVRSFDERIPSMNEVFINAVSNHP from the coding sequence ATGCTAAAAGCCGAACATATTAAAAAGACCTACAATGCCGGAAAAAAGGTCGCCCTGGATGATTTCAGCATCCATGTTCCCAAAGGTAGTATTTACGGCCTTTTAGGACCCAACGGAGCCGGAAAAACTTCTTTTATCCGCATCATTAATCAAATTACTCAGGCAGATTCCGGAGATATCTTTATCAACGGACAAAAACTGAACCCGGATCATATTAAAGACATTGGCTACATGCCCGAAGAAAGAGGATTGTACAAAAACATGAGTGTTGGCGATCAGATTTTATATTTCGGGGAACTAAAGGGAATGAGTAAAAGCGATGCCCTGAATGAAGCCAAAAAATGGTTTGAAAAACTGAATATCGACCAATGGTGGAAGAAAAAACTCTCTGAACTATCTAAAGGGATGGCACAAAAGATCCAGTTTGTAGTAACGGTTCTTCACAGACCTCATCTTTTGATTCTTGATGAACCTTTTTCGGGTTTTGACCCTGTAAATGCCAACTTAATCAAAGATCAGATCATTGATCTTAAAAATAACGGAACAACCATCATCCTTTCTACCCACAGAATGGAAAGTGTGGAAGAAATGTGTGATTATGTTGCTTTGATCAACAATTCTAAAAAAATCATTGACGGAAGGGTTTTTGATGTAAGGGAAAAATTTAAGAAAAATATTTTTGGAGTTACACTTTCTGATGTCAGCAGCGATCAGTTTGATTATTTCAAGAATAAGTATGACATCTTCAATTTATCGAATGAAAATAATCTTGTTTCTTTTGACCTGAAAAATGAAGAGAGTCAGAATAATGTTCTTCTAGATCTTGTACAAGTGGGTAAAGTGAGATCATTCGATGAAAGAATTCCTAGCATGAATGAAGTATTTATTAATGCTGTAAGTAACCATCCTTAA
- a CDS encoding T9SS type A sorting domain-containing protein, whose product MKKLLLLFLFVGTFVGFSNNLKAQLREPSSITQKADDGVLLAYPNPAKDFLIIKAKDSSLRIKSVTFYSILGMQVANYTVNMNSGEINIEKLKPGKYMIRYILSDNTQKVTQIVKQ is encoded by the coding sequence ATGAAAAAACTTTTACTTTTATTTCTATTTGTAGGCACTTTTGTTGGATTTTCCAACAATTTAAAAGCTCAGCTTAGAGAGCCGAGTTCCATCACTCAGAAAGCAGATGATGGGGTATTGCTTGCTTATCCAAATCCTGCAAAGGATTTCCTTATCATTAAGGCAAAAGATTCTTCTTTAAGAATCAAAAGTGTGACTTTTTATTCTATTTTGGGTATGCAGGTCGCTAATTATACAGTAAATATGAATTCCGGTGAGATTAATATTGAAAAATTGAAACCCGGAAAGTATATGATCCGTTATATTTTAAGTGACAACACGCAGAAAGTTACTCAAATCGTGAAACAATAA